One Sanguibacter keddieii DSM 10542 genomic window carries:
- a CDS encoding CbiQ family ECF transporter T component produces the protein MTGAGQVHPVAWWVWGLCVAAAATTTTHPVVLAVLGSALLAVVASCADPARRRSTFRTYLWVAAWTVAVRLAFRVVFPTGSGQGVLTLPELSVGPVVLFGVVSREALLSGLTGGLQLAVVILAVGAAHTLADALGLLRHAPSSLAGITTALVVAVSVLPALGRAVLDVRRAARLRGRRPGLRRTVVPVLEATMERSLTLAAAMESRGYGATPAADQPLVASARPRLVQPLALLGAVAAVALATYALFDASWPGWGAPVLAGLAVLLCVVALRTGTTLRRTVYRAERWTPRSVVVAASGAGSLLLLATAVSPRVAHPGPALVPDLSVTALVAALLVAVPLVAAGAVGARADGGQRARGTDHDEPAEAHA, from the coding sequence GTGACCGGCGCTGGTCAGGTCCACCCGGTCGCCTGGTGGGTGTGGGGACTGTGCGTCGCGGCCGCTGCCACGACCACCACCCACCCGGTGGTCCTCGCGGTCCTGGGGAGCGCGCTGCTCGCCGTCGTGGCGTCGTGCGCCGACCCGGCCCGACGGCGCTCGACCTTCCGCACCTACCTGTGGGTCGCCGCCTGGACGGTCGCGGTCCGTCTGGCGTTCCGGGTGGTCTTCCCGACGGGCTCGGGGCAGGGTGTCCTCACCCTGCCCGAGCTGAGCGTGGGACCGGTCGTGCTCTTCGGGGTCGTGAGCCGAGAGGCTCTGCTCAGCGGTCTGACGGGTGGGCTCCAGCTGGCCGTCGTCATCCTGGCGGTCGGGGCCGCCCACACCCTCGCCGACGCCCTGGGGCTCCTGCGGCACGCTCCGTCCTCGCTCGCCGGGATCACGACGGCCCTGGTGGTCGCGGTCTCGGTGCTGCCGGCCCTCGGGCGCGCGGTCCTCGACGTCCGTCGGGCGGCCCGCCTGCGGGGTCGGCGCCCGGGCCTGCGCCGGACGGTCGTGCCGGTCCTCGAGGCGACGATGGAGCGCTCTCTCACGCTCGCGGCGGCGATGGAGTCCCGCGGGTACGGGGCGACCCCGGCCGCCGACCAGCCGCTGGTCGCGTCGGCGCGCCCTCGGCTGGTCCAGCCGCTCGCGTTGCTCGGCGCGGTGGCGGCGGTCGCCCTCGCGACCTACGCGCTCTTCGACGCGTCCTGGCCCGGCTGGGGCGCGCCCGTGCTCGCGGGCCTGGCGGTGCTGCTCTGCGTCGTCGCCCTGAGGACCGGGACGACGCTGCGCCGGACCGTCTACCGTGCAGAGCGGTGGACACCACGGTCGGTGGTGGTCGCCGCCTCCGGGGCCGGCAGCCTCCTGCTGCTCGCGACGGCCGTGTCGCCGCGTGTCGCGCACCCCGGGCCCGCCCTGGTGCCCGACCTCTCCGTGACGGCCCTCGTGGCCGCGCTGCTCGTCGCGGTCCCGCTCGTGGCAGCAGGTGCGGTGGGAGCACGAGCCGACGGAGGACAGCGGGCCCGCGGGACGGACCACGACGAGCCCGCGGAGGCCCACGCATGA
- a CDS encoding DUF7455 domain-containing protein gives MTTETTETLTVADRCDRCGAQAYVRVQLPSGELFFCAHHARAHSEAFSSVATHVQDETDRLLAEHGAGSAARG, from the coding sequence GTGACTACAGAAACGACGGAGACCCTGACCGTGGCCGACCGCTGCGACCGCTGCGGCGCTCAGGCCTACGTACGCGTGCAGCTCCCCTCGGGAGAGCTGTTCTTCTGCGCGCACCACGCGCGAGCCCACTCTGAGGCCTTCTCCTCGGTCGCGACCCACGTCCAGGACGAGACCGACCGCCTGCTCGCCGAGCACGGCGCTGGTTCGGCCGCACGCGGCTGA
- a CDS encoding RNA polymerase sigma factor gives MAPISANPALPREFEHPALQELIRRGSTHGRVDAESFRDACEQAQVADAKRLKTVFRALVAAGVDVDLPTSTVAAASTTRATSTTARAVKKAAPKKAAAVTTRTVGEPAPEPTEVTGSTVAAESVAAEAGDAPVTTTKRAPRKTAAKAAPAKRGRRKADDVDEAEQAEPEAEEGEAGESPASAKKQETEAAGGFVYSDADDDDQPAQQVVTAGATADPVKDYLKQIGKVALLNAEQEVDLAKRIEAGLFAEERLSAPDASFAPKARRELEWIAGDGRRAKNHLLEANLRLVVSLAKRYTGRGMLFLDLIQEGNLGLIRAVEKFDYTKGYKFSTYATWWIRQAITRAMADQARTIRIPVHMVEVINKLARVQRQMLQDLGREPTPEELAKELDMTPEKVVEVQKYGREPISLHTPLGEDGDSEFGDLIEDSEAVVPADAVSFTLLQEQLHQVLDTLSEREAGVVSMRFGLTDGQPKTLDEIGKVYGVTRERIRQIESKTMSKLRHPSRSQVLRDYLD, from the coding sequence GTGGCGCCCATCTCTGCGAATCCCGCCCTCCCGCGCGAATTCGAGCACCCTGCTCTGCAAGAACTCATCCGCCGTGGCTCGACCCACGGCCGTGTCGACGCAGAGTCCTTCCGCGACGCCTGCGAGCAGGCGCAGGTCGCTGACGCCAAGCGCCTCAAGACGGTGTTCCGCGCGCTCGTCGCGGCCGGGGTCGACGTCGACCTCCCGACCTCGACCGTCGCCGCGGCGTCGACCACCCGGGCCACCAGCACCACTGCGCGCGCGGTGAAGAAGGCGGCGCCCAAGAAGGCTGCCGCCGTGACCACGCGCACCGTCGGCGAGCCCGCCCCGGAGCCCACCGAGGTGACCGGGTCGACCGTCGCCGCCGAGTCGGTCGCGGCCGAGGCCGGCGACGCCCCGGTGACCACCACCAAGCGTGCACCGCGCAAGACGGCCGCGAAGGCTGCCCCCGCCAAGCGCGGACGCCGCAAGGCCGACGACGTCGACGAGGCCGAGCAGGCCGAGCCCGAGGCCGAGGAAGGTGAGGCGGGGGAGAGCCCGGCCTCCGCCAAGAAGCAGGAGACCGAGGCCGCAGGCGGCTTCGTCTACTCCGACGCCGACGACGACGACCAGCCCGCCCAGCAGGTCGTCACCGCAGGAGCGACCGCCGACCCGGTCAAGGACTACCTCAAGCAGATCGGCAAGGTCGCCCTCCTCAACGCCGAGCAGGAGGTCGACCTCGCCAAGCGCATCGAGGCCGGTCTGTTCGCCGAGGAGCGGCTCAGCGCCCCTGACGCCTCCTTCGCGCCGAAGGCCCGCCGTGAGCTCGAGTGGATCGCCGGTGACGGACGTCGTGCCAAGAACCACCTGCTCGAGGCCAACCTCCGCCTGGTCGTCTCGCTGGCCAAGCGCTACACCGGCCGCGGGATGCTGTTCCTTGACCTCATCCAGGAGGGCAACCTCGGCCTGATCCGTGCCGTCGAGAAGTTCGACTACACCAAGGGCTACAAGTTCTCGACCTACGCCACGTGGTGGATCCGCCAGGCGATCACGCGTGCGATGGCCGACCAGGCCCGCACCATCCGCATCCCGGTGCACATGGTCGAGGTCATCAACAAGCTCGCCCGTGTCCAGCGCCAGATGCTCCAGGACCTGGGCCGCGAGCCCACGCCGGAAGAGCTCGCCAAGGAGCTCGACATGACCCCGGAGAAGGTCGTCGAGGTCCAGAAGTACGGCCGCGAGCCCATCTCCCTGCACACCCCCCTCGGCGAGGACGGCGACAGCGAGTTCGGTGACCTCATCGAGGACTCCGAGGCGGTCGTCCCCGCGGACGCCGTGAGCTTCACGCTCCTCCAGGAGCAGCTCCACCAGGTCCTCGACACGCTCTCCGAGCGTGAGGCCGGCGTGGTCTCCATGCGCTTCGGCCTGACCGACGGCCAGCCGAAGACGCTCGACGAGATCGGCAAGGTCTACGGCGTCACGCGTGAGCGGATCCGCCAGATCGAGTCGAAGACCATGTCGAAGCTGCGTCACCCGAGCCGCTCCCAGGTGCTGCGCGACTATCTCGACTGA
- a CDS encoding ABC transporter ATP-binding protein: protein MITFDDVTLVHDDGRVVLDHVTTSVRAGELTLVAGGTGSGKSTLLAMVDGLVPHFSPGRMTGEVTVDGRSTRLVRPRDLADVVGYVAQNPAHGFVTSQVESELAFSMEQRGVSPAAMRRRVEETLDLVGLAELRDRPLRSLSLGQQQRVAIGAVLTATPQVLVLDEPTSALDPVGAEEVLAIVRRLVEDLGLTVVLAEHRLERVLHAADRVLYLPGDGSVRSGGATDLLRGTSSAPPILRLADALGWDPAPLTVRAARPFARELVRVTAEPVAAGPSGHVSGPVRSPAPKSPPSPQPRLSARRLDVSHGDVQAVRRASLDLAQGEVVALMGRNGSGKSSLLWALQGSGPRERGDVRVDGTDPARMGARRARELVALVPQDVSDLFFCETVDDECRTADADAGAPEGTTRTLLGAMVEGVEGGTHPRDLSEGQRLALALAVVLAVPAQVLLLDEPTRGLDYAAKGRLVETLHRMAADGTAVLVATHDVELAADLADRVVLMAQGEVVADGPAREMLTASTGFAPQVAKVFAPRPWVRLSDVPGLEERS from the coding sequence ATGATCACCTTCGACGACGTCACCCTCGTGCACGACGACGGCCGGGTCGTCCTCGACCACGTGACCACCTCGGTCCGGGCGGGTGAGCTCACGCTGGTCGCGGGCGGCACCGGCTCCGGCAAGTCGACGCTGCTGGCCATGGTCGACGGGCTCGTGCCGCACTTCTCGCCCGGGCGCATGACCGGCGAGGTCACGGTCGACGGGCGCTCGACCCGCCTGGTCCGGCCGCGCGACCTCGCCGACGTCGTCGGGTACGTCGCCCAGAACCCCGCGCACGGGTTCGTGACGTCGCAGGTCGAGTCCGAGCTCGCCTTCTCGATGGAGCAGCGCGGGGTGTCGCCGGCAGCCATGCGGCGCCGCGTGGAGGAGACCCTCGACCTCGTCGGTCTCGCCGAGCTGCGCGACCGTCCGCTGCGCTCGCTCTCCCTCGGCCAGCAGCAGCGCGTCGCCATCGGCGCGGTCCTCACCGCGACCCCTCAGGTCCTCGTGCTCGACGAGCCGACCTCGGCCCTCGACCCGGTCGGGGCGGAGGAGGTGCTGGCCATCGTCCGTCGGCTCGTCGAGGACCTCGGTCTCACGGTGGTGCTCGCCGAGCACCGTCTCGAGCGGGTCCTGCACGCCGCGGACCGTGTCCTCTACCTGCCGGGCGACGGATCGGTCCGCTCCGGCGGCGCCACCGACCTGCTGCGCGGGACCTCCAGCGCCCCGCCCATCCTGCGCCTCGCCGACGCCCTCGGCTGGGACCCGGCACCGCTCACGGTCCGCGCGGCACGCCCCTTCGCCCGCGAGCTGGTGCGCGTGACGGCGGAGCCAGTCGCCGCCGGGCCCTCCGGCCACGTCTCCGGTCCGGTCCGATCACCAGCCCCGAAGTCGCCGCCTTCTCCGCAGCCCCGCCTCTCGGCCCGCCGCCTGGACGTCTCCCACGGCGACGTCCAGGCCGTGCGCCGTGCCTCGCTCGACCTGGCGCAGGGCGAGGTGGTCGCCCTCATGGGCCGCAACGGCTCGGGCAAGTCCTCCCTGCTGTGGGCGCTCCAGGGCAGCGGGCCACGGGAGCGGGGCGACGTCCGCGTCGACGGGACCGATCCGGCCCGGATGGGGGCACGGCGAGCCCGCGAGCTCGTCGCCCTCGTCCCGCAGGACGTGTCCGACCTGTTCTTCTGCGAGACCGTCGACGACGAGTGCCGTACGGCCGACGCCGACGCCGGGGCCCCGGAGGGCACGACGCGGACGCTCCTCGGCGCCATGGTCGAGGGCGTCGAGGGCGGGACCCACCCCCGAGACCTCTCCGAGGGCCAGCGGCTCGCCCTCGCCCTGGCCGTCGTCCTCGCCGTGCCTGCGCAGGTCCTCCTGCTCGACGAGCCGACCCGCGGTCTCGACTACGCCGCCAAGGGGCGGCTCGTGGAGACCCTGCACCGCATGGCCGCGGACGGCACCGCCGTGCTCGTCGCCACGCACGACGTCGAGCTCGCGGCCGACCTCGCCGACCGGGTCGTCCTCATGGCCCAGGGCGAGGTGGTCGCGGACGGCCCGGCCCGCGAGATGCTCACCGCGTCGACCGGCTTCGCGCCCCAGGTGGCCAAGGTCTTCGCGCCTCGCCCCTGGGTCCGGCTGTCGGACGTCCCCGGGCTCGAGGAGCGATCGTGA
- a CDS encoding universal stress protein, translating into MSVVVGYLATVEGRQGLDAAVVEAGRRGTGLVVVVTEKGGTPAPDAVEQRDLELEVLRRTAEAAGVAVDVRVLGEKRDVAEDLIAVAEEVDAEVIVIGLRRRSPVGKLILGSNAQKILLGSPCPVLAVKPARSTPA; encoded by the coding sequence ATGAGCGTCGTCGTCGGGTATCTCGCAACGGTCGAGGGGCGTCAGGGCCTCGATGCCGCGGTCGTCGAGGCGGGGCGTCGCGGGACGGGGCTCGTGGTGGTCGTCACGGAGAAGGGCGGCACGCCGGCGCCGGACGCGGTCGAGCAGCGCGACCTCGAGCTCGAGGTCCTCCGCCGCACCGCGGAGGCCGCCGGGGTCGCTGTCGACGTCCGGGTCCTGGGCGAGAAGCGCGACGTGGCCGAAGACCTCATCGCCGTCGCCGAGGAGGTGGACGCCGAGGTGATCGTCATCGGCCTGCGCCGCAGGAGCCCGGTGGGCAAGCTGATCCTCGGGTCCAACGCGCAGAAGATCCTGCTGGGCAGCCCGTGCCCCGTCCTCGCCGTCAAGCCGGCGCGGAGCACGCCCGCCTGA
- a CDS encoding ECF transporter S component, protein MTRSGATHGRVGADPLVHPGAGPLVARWASGALLVVTSLLGLAMFSWPLVASVLPRSSEQGAPWLLVVLLPVLLVLLLVQLTGGELDPRTLALLGVLSAVNAALRLLSAGTGGIELVFFLLVLSGYVLGPTFGFLLGTVSLAASALVTAGVGPWLPFQMMAAGWIGLGAGLLGRALAGRVRPRGWAEIGALAVYAALVAYLFGALMNLWFWPFAIGGDTSVSYVPGGDLGENLRRFAVFTLTTSTPTWDTVRAVTNVVAVLLLGRPVLGTLRRAQRRGVLARS, encoded by the coding sequence GTGACCCGCAGCGGGGCGACGCACGGACGCGTCGGCGCGGACCCGCTGGTCCACCCCGGCGCAGGCCCGCTGGTGGCGCGCTGGGCCTCCGGCGCGCTGCTCGTCGTGACGAGCCTGCTCGGCCTGGCGATGTTCTCCTGGCCTCTCGTGGCCAGCGTCCTGCCGAGGTCCTCCGAGCAGGGTGCCCCGTGGCTGCTCGTCGTGCTGCTGCCGGTCCTCCTGGTCCTGCTGCTGGTCCAGCTGACCGGTGGAGAGCTCGACCCCAGGACCCTCGCGCTGCTCGGCGTGCTGTCGGCGGTGAACGCCGCCCTGCGCCTGCTCAGCGCCGGGACCGGGGGCATCGAGCTGGTCTTCTTCCTGCTGGTCCTCTCGGGCTACGTCCTCGGCCCGACCTTCGGGTTCCTGCTCGGGACGGTGTCGCTGGCCGCGTCGGCGCTGGTGACCGCCGGCGTCGGCCCCTGGCTGCCCTTCCAGATGATGGCCGCCGGGTGGATCGGGCTCGGCGCGGGTCTGCTCGGACGTGCGCTCGCCGGCAGGGTCCGGCCCCGGGGGTGGGCGGAGATCGGCGCGCTCGCGGTCTACGCGGCACTGGTCGCCTATCTCTTCGGCGCCCTGATGAACCTGTGGTTCTGGCCCTTCGCGATCGGCGGCGACACCTCGGTGTCGTACGTCCCCGGCGGGGACCTCGGCGAGAACCTGCGGCGCTTCGCCGTCTTCACGCTCACGACGTCGACCCCGACGTGGGACACGGTGCGGGCCGTCACCAACGTCGTCGCCGTGCTCCTGCTCGGGCGCCCCGTACTCGGGACGCTGCGCCGCGCGCAGCGCCGCGGTGTGCTCGCGCGTAGCTGA
- a CDS encoding DNA gyrase/topoisomerase IV subunit B, with protein sequence MTTASAESSYTSRHLSVLEGLEAVRKRPGMYIGSTDSRGLMHCLWEIIDNSVDEALAGHCTRIGIVLHADTSVTVTDDGRGIPVDIESKTGLTGVEVVFTKLHAGGKFGGGSYTASGGLHGVGASVVNALSARLDVEVDRASKVHKMTFRRGEPGLFDDPKTGPSPDSAFTPFVSNSELAIVGKAKRGTTGTRVRYWADRQVFPKTAVFAYDELVTRVRQTTFLVPGLTITVRDERGLEGTPGADGPHEETFVHHGGTVDFVEFLAPDTPVTATWHLTGEGSFKETVPVLDDRGHMVAQEVSRDCEVDLALRWGTGYDTEVRTFVNIISTPKGGSHLSGFEAGLLKVMRKAVETNARKLKVSTKDNAERIEKDDVLAGLTAVLTVRLAEPQFEGQTKEVLGTAPVRAIVARVVEQQIGAMLTSAKRDEKTQAALLMDKVVAEMRARLSARKQKEISRRKNALETSSLPTKLADCRSDDVARSELFIVEGDSALGTAKLARSSDFQALLPIRGKILNVQKASVSDMLRNAECAAIIQVLGAGSGRSFDLEAARYGKVVLMTDADVDGAHIRTLLLTLFFRYMRPLVDSGRVYAAVPPLHRVEVIGAGSRKNEYIYTYSEAELAAVLKKLDRSGKRYKDDIQRYKGLGEMDADQLAETTMDPRHRTLRRVTAEHAENAERVFELLMGSDVAPRKDFIVAGASDLDRARIDA encoded by the coding sequence GTGACGACCGCATCCGCTGAATCCAGCTACACCTCTCGGCACCTCTCCGTCCTCGAAGGGCTCGAGGCGGTGCGCAAGCGACCGGGCATGTACATCGGGTCGACCGACTCGCGCGGGCTCATGCACTGCCTCTGGGAGATCATCGACAACTCCGTCGACGAGGCGCTCGCCGGGCACTGCACCCGTATCGGCATCGTGCTGCACGCTGACACCTCCGTGACCGTCACCGACGACGGTCGAGGCATCCCCGTCGACATCGAGTCGAAGACCGGGCTCACCGGCGTCGAGGTCGTCTTCACCAAGCTGCACGCCGGCGGCAAGTTCGGCGGCGGGTCCTACACGGCGTCGGGTGGTCTCCACGGTGTGGGCGCCTCCGTCGTCAACGCGCTCTCCGCACGCCTGGACGTCGAGGTCGACCGGGCGAGCAAGGTCCACAAGATGACCTTCCGGCGGGGCGAGCCCGGGCTGTTCGACGACCCCAAGACCGGGCCGAGCCCCGACTCTGCGTTCACGCCCTTCGTCAGCAACTCCGAGCTCGCGATCGTCGGCAAGGCCAAGCGGGGGACCACGGGCACCCGGGTCCGCTACTGGGCGGACCGCCAGGTGTTCCCCAAGACCGCGGTGTTCGCCTACGACGAGCTGGTGACGCGCGTGCGCCAGACCACGTTCCTCGTCCCGGGCCTGACCATCACGGTGCGCGACGAGCGCGGCCTCGAGGGGACCCCGGGCGCCGACGGCCCGCACGAGGAGACCTTCGTGCACCACGGCGGGACGGTCGACTTCGTCGAGTTCCTCGCGCCCGACACACCGGTGACCGCCACGTGGCACCTCACCGGTGAGGGCAGCTTCAAGGAGACCGTCCCGGTCCTCGACGACCGCGGTCACATGGTGGCCCAGGAGGTGTCGCGCGACTGCGAGGTCGACCTCGCCCTGCGCTGGGGGACCGGCTACGACACCGAGGTCCGGACCTTCGTCAACATCATCTCGACGCCCAAGGGCGGCTCGCACCTCTCCGGCTTCGAGGCTGGCCTCCTCAAGGTGATGCGCAAGGCCGTCGAGACCAACGCGCGCAAGCTCAAGGTGTCGACCAAGGACAACGCCGAGCGCATCGAGAAGGACGACGTCCTCGCAGGGCTGACGGCCGTGCTGACGGTGCGCCTGGCCGAGCCGCAGTTCGAGGGGCAGACCAAGGAGGTCCTCGGGACCGCCCCGGTCCGCGCGATCGTCGCCCGGGTCGTCGAGCAGCAGATCGGCGCCATGCTCACCTCGGCCAAGCGGGACGAGAAGACGCAGGCGGCCCTCCTCATGGACAAGGTCGTCGCCGAGATGCGCGCGCGCCTGTCCGCCCGCAAGCAGAAGGAGATCTCGCGGCGCAAGAACGCCCTCGAGACGAGCTCGCTGCCCACCAAGCTGGCCGACTGCCGCAGCGATGACGTCGCGCGCTCCGAGCTGTTCATCGTCGAGGGTGACAGCGCGCTCGGCACCGCGAAGCTCGCGCGGTCCTCCGACTTCCAGGCGCTGCTGCCGATCCGCGGGAAGATCCTCAACGTGCAGAAGGCCTCGGTGAGCGACATGCTCCGCAACGCCGAGTGCGCGGCCATCATCCAGGTGCTCGGCGCAGGCTCGGGCCGGTCCTTCGACCTCGAGGCGGCGCGCTACGGCAAGGTGGTCCTCATGACCGACGCCGACGTCGACGGTGCGCACATCCGCACCCTCCTGCTGACGCTGTTCTTCCGGTACATGCGCCCCCTGGTCGACTCCGGCAGGGTGTACGCGGCCGTCCCGCCGCTGCACCGGGTCGAGGTCATCGGTGCCGGGTCGCGCAAGAACGAGTACATCTACACGTACTCCGAGGCCGAGCTCGCGGCCGTCCTCAAGAAGCTCGACCGCTCCGGCAAGCGCTACAAGGACGACATCCAGCGGTACAAGGGCCTGGGCGAGATGGACGCCGACCAGCTGGCCGAGACCACCATGGACCCGCGCCACCGCACGCTCCGTCGTGTGACGGCGGAGCACGCGGAGAACGCCGAGCGCGTCTTCGAGCTGCTCATGGGCTCCGACGTCGCGCCCCGCAAGGACTTCATCGTGGCGGGCGCGAGCGATCTCGACCGGGCTCGCATCGACGCCTGA
- a CDS encoding TetR/AcrR family transcriptional regulator — MSDDQARAALVAAAVTILGTPHPPAMPLREVAQAAGVTTGAIQHHFGNRHGLLVAAVDHQVGRLAERLEAASVAHPAGGTPRLRALLLELLPLDDERTRETRVVTAFERGATDDPTLAEEFRTRYQRLVDIFSVDLPGGEPDAALLLSAVYGTGSDLLLGVLTEEGAIANVDRILDLLT, encoded by the coding sequence ATGTCAGACGACCAGGCGCGCGCTGCGCTCGTCGCCGCAGCGGTGACGATCCTCGGTACACCGCACCCCCCGGCGATGCCGCTGCGCGAGGTCGCACAGGCCGCCGGGGTCACCACCGGCGCCATCCAGCACCACTTCGGCAACCGGCACGGCTTGCTCGTCGCCGCCGTCGACCACCAGGTCGGGCGCCTGGCCGAGCGCCTCGAGGCCGCGAGCGTCGCGCACCCCGCAGGCGGCACACCCCGGCTGCGCGCCCTGCTGCTCGAGCTGCTCCCGCTCGACGACGAGCGCACGCGGGAGACCCGGGTCGTGACAGCCTTCGAGCGGGGGGCCACCGACGACCCGACCCTCGCCGAGGAGTTCCGCACTCGCTACCAGCGGCTGGTCGACATCTTCAGCGTCGACCTGCCCGGCGGTGAGCCTGACGCCGCGCTGCTGCTCTCAGCCGTCTACGGCACCGGGTCTGACCTGCTGCTCGGCGTCCTGACGGAGGAGGGCGCGATCGCCAACGTCGACCGGATCCTCGACCTGCTCACCTGA
- a CDS encoding GNAT family N-acetyltransferase codes for MTVEKPGGTPGATRASVAMLPGDLGLTWRPLTTADVDALYELVLSMEVADKQPYRTSHEEVEEIFEGDWKDVSADTVAGFDTDGVLRAYACLEARPGDETTQRVFVMGGVHPLSRGAGVGRALVAWMTRRAKDILEASDKQVPGRIAAYLEDTSPDHWHLYEAAGFQANRFYSNLRRDLREPVRHPELEPGLRIVPWTEELDDEVRLAHNDAFRDHWGSEPATPESWAQGRSMFAPGWSFVALDESEGMPTVAAYLLSGRYEQDWPIAGYSSGYIETLGVRRQHRGRKLAVALLGAAMEAYKESGMEFAELDVDTDNPSGAFGLYSTLGFTKAQGSRMYSIEIDRVGVPLA; via the coding sequence ATGACAGTCGAGAAGCCCGGCGGTACCCCCGGTGCGACACGTGCCAGCGTCGCGATGCTGCCCGGCGACCTCGGCCTCACCTGGCGCCCCCTCACCACCGCAGACGTCGATGCCCTCTACGAGCTCGTCCTGTCGATGGAGGTCGCCGACAAGCAGCCGTACCGGACCTCCCACGAGGAGGTCGAGGAGATCTTCGAGGGGGACTGGAAGGACGTCTCGGCCGACACCGTGGCCGGCTTCGACACCGACGGCGTCCTGCGTGCCTACGCCTGCCTCGAGGCCCGGCCCGGTGACGAGACCACCCAGCGCGTCTTCGTCATGGGCGGCGTGCACCCGCTGTCCCGCGGTGCGGGCGTCGGCCGTGCGCTGGTCGCCTGGATGACACGGCGCGCCAAGGACATCCTCGAGGCCTCGGACAAGCAGGTGCCCGGGCGCATTGCCGCCTACCTCGAGGACACCTCGCCCGACCACTGGCACCTCTACGAGGCTGCAGGCTTCCAGGCGAACCGCTTCTACTCCAACCTCCGGCGCGACCTCCGGGAGCCGGTGCGCCACCCTGAGCTCGAGCCCGGCCTGCGGATCGTGCCCTGGACCGAGGAGCTCGACGACGAGGTACGCCTCGCCCACAACGACGCCTTCCGCGACCACTGGGGCAGCGAGCCCGCGACCCCCGAGTCCTGGGCGCAGGGGCGGTCGATGTTCGCACCCGGCTGGAGCTTCGTCGCGCTCGACGAGAGCGAGGGGATGCCCACGGTGGCCGCCTACCTGCTCTCGGGACGGTACGAGCAGGACTGGCCCATCGCGGGGTACTCGAGCGGCTACATCGAGACGCTCGGGGTCCGGCGCCAGCACCGCGGGCGCAAGCTCGCCGTCGCGCTGCTCGGTGCGGCGATGGAGGCCTACAAGGAGTCCGGGATGGAGTTCGCCGAGCTCGACGTCGACACCGACAACCCGTCGGGGGCCTTCGGCCTGTACTCCACCCTCGGTTTCACCAAGGCGCAGGGGTCGCGGATGTACTCGATCGAGATCGACCGCGTCGGCGTCCCGCTCGCCTGA
- a CDS encoding prenyltransferase/squalene oxidase repeat-containing protein, which yields MNRRPHLLLATSVTLALGLLAGCSSDDGDTTATSAPATTDATTDAPSGETSAPAAGDGDPAATAAATWLQSQAASGTVFQTEFDGVAYDDYGLTGDVVLALLAADQDDAAQQYATALTTDEAVAAYVGDGTTAQYAGATGKLLAVVDAADLPTTSIGGRDLVAELLALQTDEGRFSDLGADDYSQTISQSWAVAALATQDAAPQAAVDYLAAQQCEGSGFPAQLSSTAPADCTPDVDATAFAVSALVVAGTDDDAPVVVQALAWLDSVGATDDAGTSWASADSDGPSINSTAVAVSALEDGDADASAAISWLVAQQVTEGDDAGAFLLADEPDVRTTAQAAVALAGEGLDDLLG from the coding sequence GTGAACCGTCGCCCCCACCTGCTGCTCGCCACCTCCGTGACACTGGCTCTCGGGCTGCTCGCTGGCTGCTCCTCGGACGACGGCGACACCACCGCGACCTCTGCGCCTGCCACGACGGACGCGACGACCGACGCGCCCTCCGGGGAGACGAGCGCCCCGGCGGCCGGCGACGGCGATCCCGCGGCGACGGCTGCGGCGACGTGGCTGCAGTCGCAGGCGGCGTCCGGCACGGTCTTCCAGACGGAGTTCGACGGTGTCGCGTACGACGACTACGGCCTGACCGGCGACGTCGTGCTCGCGCTGCTGGCAGCCGACCAGGACGACGCGGCGCAGCAGTACGCGACCGCGCTGACCACGGACGAGGCCGTCGCCGCCTATGTCGGCGACGGGACCACGGCGCAGTACGCGGGCGCGACCGGCAAGCTGCTCGCCGTCGTCGACGCGGCCGACCTGCCGACCACCAGCATCGGCGGACGCGACCTCGTCGCCGAGCTGCTCGCTCTCCAGACGGACGAGGGCCGGTTCTCCGACCTCGGCGCCGACGACTACTCGCAGACCATCTCGCAGTCGTGGGCCGTCGCTGCGCTGGCCACCCAGGACGCCGCACCGCAGGCGGCCGTCGACTACCTCGCGGCGCAGCAGTGCGAGGGGTCGGGCTTCCCCGCCCAGCTGTCGAGCACCGCGCCCGCCGACTGCACGCCCGACGTGGACGCGACCGCCTTCGCGGTGTCCGCCCTCGTCGTCGCGGGGACCGACGACGACGCGCCGGTCGTCGTGCAGGCCCTCGCCTGGCTCGACTCGGTCGGTGCCACGGACGACGCCGGTACCTCGTGGGCCTCGGCCGACAGCGACGGGCCGAGCATCAACAGCACCGCGGTGGCCGTCTCCGCGCTCGAGGACGGCGACGCCGACGCGAGCGCCGCGATCTCATGGCTCGTGGCCCAGCAGGTCACGGAGGGCGACGACGCCGGAGCGTTCCTCCTCGCGGACGAGCCGGACGTGCGCACCACCGCCCAGGCCGCCGTCGCCCTCGCGGGCGAGGGCCTCGACGACCTGCTCGGCTAG